GCGCTGCCGGCGGCGATGTTCGCCGTCACGTTGTCCGCCATACGTCTGATGCCGATGGTGATGGCGCTGGCACCCGAGATGCGCACCGGGAAAACCCGGCAATGCGTGCTCTACCTCCTGGCGCATTTCGTGGCCGTGACCTCCTGGGTGCTGGCCATGGAGCGCCTCAAGCGCGTCCCGCCTCAAATGCGTACGACTTACTATGCCGGCCTCGGCGGCACGCTGGTGACGACGAATGTCATCGTCGTGACCGTCGTTTATGCAGTGGCGGATGCGCTGCCGTCCGCCGTTTCGGCGGCGTTGCTGATGTTGACGCCGATGTATTTCCTGACCTCGTTGTGGGGGTCCGCACGCGAGCGGGCAGGGCATGTCGCAATGGTCCTGGGCCTCGTCCTCGGACCGGTCTTCCACATAGTGTTGCCGCAGATCGATTTGCTGGTTGCCGGACTGATCGGCGGCACGGTCGCCTGTGGCTTGCAATTGTGGCGGCGCAAGGTGCGCGCAGCGTGAGTTACTTTTCCAGCGGCGCCTGGTGGTGGCCATACATGTTCATTCTCGTCGCCGGTTTCGCCGCGACGGATATCTGGCGCTTCCTCGGCGTCTATCTTGGCGGCAAGCTTTCCGAAGATTCAGACCTGTTGGTGCTGGTTCGCACCATGGCGACGGCGCTTGTTGCCGCCGTCATCGGCAACCTGATTGTCTTTCCAGGCGGCGCGCTGGCGCACACTTCGCTTGGCTTGAGGATAGCGGCGGCGGCCCTGGGTTTCGTCGCCTATCTGGCGTCGGGAAAGCGCATGGTCGTCGGCATCGCCACAGCCGAGTTTTTGCTTCTGGCGGGACTTTATCTGAACTTTTGATTTCGCCCCATCTCAGCCCGCCAGAGCCGCCCGGATCTTGCCGGCATTCTCGGCCAGCACCTCCGGCTTTTCCATCTGTCCGGGATGCGGCTTCAACGGCACGCCCTCGAAGCGCGGAACGACGTGGACATGAAGGTGATAGACGGTCTGCCCGGAAGCCGGCTCGTTGAACTGCATGATGGTGACGCCGTCGGCGTTGAAGGCCTTTTTCACCGCCACCGCCACCTTCTGCACGACCGCGAACAGCGCGGCGAACGTTGCCGGATCGGCGTCGAGGATGTTGCGCGACGGCGCCTTCGGCACGACCAGCGTGTGGCCCGTGCCTTGCGGCATCACATCCATGAAGGCGACCACCGCGTCGTCCTCATAGACGCCGTGCGAGGGGATCTCGCCGCGCAGGATTTTCGCGAAGATGTTGCCGGGATCATAGGCTTCGGCCATGGGGTGACACTCCCAATTGCGTTCGCCGTCCGGTGTAGCGAAGCCGCCGGTGGGCGGCAAGGCGCTCAGGCGAGATCGACCGCCAAGCTGCCTTCGCTGCCCAGGATTATTCGCCGAGATCCTTGCGGAAGGGCGTGTGCTCTTCGAGATACTCGCCCATGCGTTCGACCTCGCGCCGCTCGCGCCTGAGATAATCGGCGACGGCGTTGCGTAAGCCGGGATGCGAAATGTAGTGCGCCGAATGCATGGTCACCGGACGGTAGCCGCGCGCCAGCTTGTGCTCGCCCTGCGCGCCTGCCTCCACCACCTTGAGCTTGTGCTCGATGGCGAAGTCGATGGCCTGGTGGTAGCAGACCTCGAAATGCAGGAAAGGGTGGTCCTCGATGCAGCCCCAGTTGCGGCCATAGAGCGCATCGGAACCGATGAAGTTGATGGCGCCGGCAATGTAGCGGCCATTGCGCTTGGCCATCACCAGAAGAATGTCCTCGGCCATGCGCTCGCCGATCAGCGAGAAGAACTGCCGGTTGAGATAAGGCCTGCCCCATTTGCGGCCGCCGGTATCCATGTAGAAGGCGAAGAAGTCATCCCAGGTGCTTTCGGTGATATCCTTGCCGGTCAGCCAGTCGATCGAGATGCCCTCGGCAAGCGCCTCGCGGCGCTCCTTCTTCATCGCCTTGCGCTTGCGCGAGGCAAGGGTGGCGAGGAAGTCGTCATAGGTCGAAAAGCCTTCATTGAAGAAATGGAACTGCTGGTCGGTGCGATGCAGGAACCCCGCCGCCTCCAGCGTCGCCACGTCGGGCTCGTTTGCGAAGGTGACATGCGCGGAAGAGACGCCGAGCTTGTCGGTCACGAGTTTCAACCCCTCCGCCAGGCCTGCCTTCACGGCGCCTGCGTCCTCGCCCCTGCTGACGAGCAGGCGAGGGCCGGTCACCGGCGTGAACGGCACCGAGCATTGCAGCTTGGGATAGTAGCGGCCGCCGGCGCGCTCGAAGGCGTCGGACCAGCCATGGTCGAAGACATATTCCCCCTGGCTGTGCGATTTGAGATAACAAGGGACAGCGCCGAGAAGCCCGCCTTGCGCGGTTTCAAGTCTAAGGTGATGACCTTGCCAGCCGGTGCGCCGAACAGCGCAGCCGGAATCTTCCAAGGCGCTCAGAAAAGCGAATGAAACCAGCGGGTTGTAGCCGTTTTCTTTATCGCCGCGCGTGGTCCCGGCAAAGCCGTCCCATTCCTCGCATGTGAACGCGCCGATGCCTGCCGCGACGCGGATCGCATAATCCGCGTTCGCTGCCCGTCCATCATCGTCGTCGCCTTGATCCATGGGGCTTATTTAAGCTTCGCCGGGGCAGCTACAAGTCACGTTTGAGGCACCCGGCTCAAGCGACTCTTACCAGGCCGGGTTCGAAACCCTCGAAGGTCATCTGGTCGGCATATTTGAAGGTGAGGTCGACCGCCGGCTGGTCATGCACGGTCCAGGTGATGACGGGCATCTTCAGCTTTTCACGCACGAAGCTGACGAAAGGGTTCGGCAGGTCGCCGGCGGCGTAGGAGGTGAAGGCGAGGTCATGCGCGAGCATGGCGAAATGCGCCTCGATC
This region of Mesorhizobium sp. M2A.F.Ca.ET.046.03.2.1 genomic DNA includes:
- a CDS encoding AzlC family ABC transporter permease — translated: MQKGPGDGAFLLQGNVEIGRIVLNLTVRVADVLQPPTDFPGSMERRCARVGAVASCGRACYGRHMSTWTSNVTAPRSTWFLRGARAAFSLPGLILVSSFIGFAALAKDAGVTVAQAAFMTGTVWALPSMVVLVSAIASGAALPAAMFAVTLSAIRLMPMVMALAPEMRTGKTRQCVLYLLAHFVAVTSWVLAMERLKRVPPQMRTTYYAGLGGTLVTTNVIVVTVVYAVADALPSAVSAALLMLTPMYFLTSLWGSARERAGHVAMVLGLVLGPVFHIVLPQIDLLVAGLIGGTVACGLQLWRRKVRAA
- a CDS encoding AzlD domain-containing protein, encoding MSYFSSGAWWWPYMFILVAGFAATDIWRFLGVYLGGKLSEDSDLLVLVRTMATALVAAVIGNLIVFPGGALAHTSLGLRIAAAALGFVAYLASGKRMVVGIATAEFLLLAGLYLNF
- a CDS encoding HIT family protein, producing the protein MAEAYDPGNIFAKILRGEIPSHGVYEDDAVVAFMDVMPQGTGHTLVVPKAPSRNILDADPATFAALFAVVQKVAVAVKKAFNADGVTIMQFNEPASGQTVYHLHVHVVPRFEGVPLKPHPGQMEKPEVLAENAGKIRAALAG
- a CDS encoding GNAT family N-acetyltransferase — encoded protein: MDQGDDDDGRAANADYAIRVAAGIGAFTCEEWDGFAGTTRGDKENGYNPLVSFAFLSALEDSGCAVRRTGWQGHHLRLETAQGGLLGAVPCYLKSHSQGEYVFDHGWSDAFERAGGRYYPKLQCSVPFTPVTGPRLLVSRGEDAGAVKAGLAEGLKLVTDKLGVSSAHVTFANEPDVATLEAAGFLHRTDQQFHFFNEGFSTYDDFLATLASRKRKAMKKERREALAEGISIDWLTGKDITESTWDDFFAFYMDTGGRKWGRPYLNRQFFSLIGERMAEDILLVMAKRNGRYIAGAINFIGSDALYGRNWGCIEDHPFLHFEVCYHQAIDFAIEHKLKVVEAGAQGEHKLARGYRPVTMHSAHYISHPGLRNAVADYLRRERREVERMGEYLEEHTPFRKDLGE